From a region of the Candidatus Palauibacter polyketidifaciens genome:
- the dapF gene encoding diaminopimelate epimerase — protein MSLFSKYTGAGNDFVIVRGEELGLRDAGALAAALCPRATGVGVDGLITVRSLSEEVVRLRFFNCDGSEFSTCGNGSRCAARYAVERGLVPPDHILVTDDGEILARVREDGVALEYALDVRVERELRARLGTGNPRERDAWLVRTGTAHLVVPVPSVDVENFDDICRPLRWREDVGPGGANVHLVARDGETVAIRTFERGVEGETLACGSGCMAAAFALRAAGEAGDRVEFLVRSGAPLTVEFLEAGRIRLTGPAVFIFDGVFPEATR, from the coding sequence ATGTCGTTATTCAGCAAATACACCGGAGCCGGCAACGACTTCGTGATCGTGCGCGGCGAAGAACTGGGGCTCCGGGATGCGGGGGCCCTGGCCGCCGCGCTGTGCCCCCGCGCGACGGGCGTCGGCGTGGACGGGCTGATCACCGTCCGAAGCCTCAGCGAAGAAGTCGTCCGCCTCCGGTTCTTCAACTGCGACGGCTCCGAGTTTTCCACCTGCGGGAACGGTTCGCGCTGCGCGGCGCGCTACGCGGTGGAGCGGGGGCTCGTGCCGCCCGATCACATCCTCGTGACGGACGACGGTGAGATCCTCGCGAGGGTGCGGGAGGACGGCGTGGCCCTGGAATACGCGCTCGACGTTCGCGTGGAACGCGAGTTGCGGGCGCGCCTCGGAACCGGGAATCCGCGGGAACGTGACGCATGGCTCGTGCGGACGGGAACCGCGCACCTTGTGGTCCCCGTCCCGTCGGTGGATGTGGAGAACTTCGACGATATCTGCCGGCCCCTGCGGTGGCGGGAGGATGTCGGCCCGGGAGGGGCGAACGTGCACCTTGTGGCCCGCGACGGAGAGACGGTGGCCATCCGCACCTTCGAACGGGGCGTGGAGGGCGAGACGCTCGCCTGCGGCAGCGGCTGCATGGCGGCGGCGTTCGCGCTCCGGGCCGCGGGCGAGGCGGGGGACCGGGTCGAGTTCCTGGTCCGGTCGGGGGCCCCGTTGACGGTGGAGTTCCTCGAGGCGGGGCGGATCCGCCTCACCGGACCGGCGGTGTTCATCTTCGATGGCGTCTTCCCCGAAGCCACGCGCTGA